In a genomic window of Zingiber officinale cultivar Zhangliang chromosome 9B, Zo_v1.1, whole genome shotgun sequence:
- the LOC122025676 gene encoding glyoxysomal processing protease, glyoxysomal-like isoform X4: MEVLPNVAAYSRNFAVMVRSLGPDPKGFKMRNHPFHLHQTGITTLSASGILLPAGCLSTRPPIFDHVCGIHGHHGHLVVTTASLVEPFLSPEYRNKATQEFSPKLISSAHVDVLVEGEERRNNKDHNTNPLWHSCKILALVDVTASSIALQSLVGGENILQSSSWDVGFSFASQDDNNETMLPTLSQMVKSISRIAILGVSGLELKNILPLNISQDQQRGDLLLAMGSPFGIMSPLHFLNSVSFGTVANCCSSCSVQNSLLLVDIRGLPGMEGGPVFDRHACLIGMLTCPLRQKNSNTEIQLVITWNAITIAWGKQLQESQDSQQELTGRYLDKESSVLHDFAYPKASRCLPEIDSLYHVTSLGRAMSSIVLISVGGSWASGTILNRQGLILTNAHVLEPWRFVGKSLVNLMKKRTAILAEDKFCFSEREEETIEQENRRLLSSVSGTLSSYGVVAHGIPSLGPCQNYGKISVRLHHMGVQFWSDATVVYVSKGPLDVALLQLDCVSSQLCAINPEFNCPSIGLPVHVIGHGLFGPQSALLNTLFTRHFLIAFISLQTSAHLFLLELFHMLLDYQGLSILKNLATWKLRKQVYL, from the exons ATGGAGGTGCTTCCGAACGTGGCCGCGTACTCCCGGAACTTCGCCGTCATGGTCCGCTCCCTAGGCCCA GACCCCAAGGGCTTCAAGATGCGCAACCATCCTTTCCACCTCCATCA GACAGGAATTACAACCCTTTCAGCCTCAGGGATTTTACTGCCTGCTGGTTGCCTCAGCACTCGACCCCCAATCTTTGATCATGTTTGCGGCATTCATGGACACCACGGCCATCTCGTTGTCACCACGGCCTCGTTGGTGGAGCCCTTTCTGAGTCCTGAATACAGGAATAAGGCCACTCAG GAATTTTCACCAAAATTGATTTCTTCTGCTCATGTTGATGTTCTGGTAGAG GGAGAGGAAAGAAGAAACAACAAAGATCATAATACAAATCCTCTCTGGCATAGCTGCAAAATTTTGGCATTG GTTGATGTTACTGCATCTTCCATTGCTCTTCAATCCTTGGTTGGAGGTGAGAATATTTTGCAAAGTTCTTCATGGGATGTGGGTTTTTCCTTCGCTAGTCAGGATGACAACAATGAGACAATG CTACCTACTCTCTCGCAGATGGTAAAGTCAATCTCAAGAATTGCTATTCTTGGAGTTTCAGGATTAGAACTGAAG AACATTCTGCCTTTAAATATTTCTCAAGATCAACAAAGAGGAGATTTACTTCTGGCTATGGGTTCTCCTTTCGGAATCATGTCTCCATTGCACTTTCTTAATAG TGTGTCTTTTGGAACTGTTGCAAACTGCTGCTCTTCTTGTTCTGTTCAAAATTCATTACTGCTTGTTGACATTCGTGGTCTTCCAG GAATGGAAGGTGGTCCTGTTTTTGATAGACATGCTTGCCTCATAGGCATGCTGACATGTCCATTAAGACAAAAAAACAGCAACACAGAAATCCAG CTTGTAATCACATGGAATGCAATAACAATTGCATGGGGAAAACAACTGCAAGAATCTCAAGATTCCCAGCAAGAACTGACAGGAAGGTACTTGGACAAAGAGAGCAGTGTGTTGCATGACTTTGCTTATCCAAAGGCTAGCAGATGCCTACCTGAAATTGATAGTCTTTACCATGTGACTTCACTAGGAAGAGCTATGTCTTCAATTGTACTTATTTCAGTAGGTGGGTCCTGGGCTTCTGGCACCATACTCAATCGACAAGGTCTGATACTAACAAATGCCCATGTCTTGGAACCATGGAGATTTGTTGGAAAATCATTAGTAAATCTGATGAAGAAAAGAACTGCAATCCTTGCTGAAGATAAATTTTGTTTCTCTGAGCGAGAGGAAGAAACCATCGAACAAGAGAACCGAAGATTGCTTTCTTCAGTATCAGGAACTTTGAGTTCTTATGGTGTTGTTGCTCATGGCATCCCATCACTCGGTCCATGTCAAAACTATGGGAAAATCTCAGTTCGCCTCCACCACATGGGAGTTCAGTTTTGGAGTGATGCTACTGTGGTTTATGTCTCAAAGGGACCACTGGATGTTGCACTTTTGCAGCTTGATTGTGTTTCATCGCAACTTTGTGCCATCAATCCTGAATTTAATTGCCCATCTATTGGTTTACCTGTGCATGTTATTGGGCATGGTCTATTTGGGCCTCAATCTG CATTGCTAAACACTTTATTTACAAGGCACTTCCTGATTGCCTTCATCTCACTGCAGACCTCTGCTCATCTGTTTCTACTGGAGTTGTTTCACATGTTGTTAGATTACCAGGGCCTTTCCATATTGAAGAATCTGGCAACATGGAAATTGAGAAAGCAAGTGTACCTGTGA